A section of the Phaseolus vulgaris cultivar G19833 chromosome 8, P. vulgaris v2.0, whole genome shotgun sequence genome encodes:
- the LOC137826169 gene encoding uncharacterized protein — MPEPHEPFQPPTPKKKREVPVDDPMASLRLIASQIGNDPFPVPWDNTFFQINTELPLMIYNTDLSEFISGNQELNISIIQFFMMFLHRVCITEGKENMYGFVDPAYTNPVGPNSTETQAYITNILEKEGKQIYLCPYINEHHWQLLVLSMVDKTAVWFCSLHKKMPTKFKDIIDT; from the exons atgcccgaacctcat gaaccttttcagccaccaactccgaaaaagaagcgtgaggttccagttgacgatcctatggcttccctacgtctcattgctagtcagattggcaatgatccttttccagttccgtgggataatacattttttcaaatcaacactgaactgccactgatgatttacaacacagatttatcagaatttatatctgggaaccaggagctcaatataagtataattcaattttttatgat gtttttgcatagagtctgtatcactgaggggaaggaaaatatgtatggattcgtagatcctgcatatactaatcccgttggaccaaactcaactgagactcaagcatacatcactaacatcctggaaaaagagggaaaacaaatttatttatgcccttacattaatga gcatcattggcagttacttgtcttatcaatggttgataagactgctgtgtggttctgttccctacacaagaagatgcccacaaaatttaaggatatcattgatacgtaa
- the LOC137826239 gene encoding uncharacterized protein: protein MLWEDVLANFDIPDVEPLRSKILSNIALKFRTFKSRLTSRYIFGDLKDENPCLKYQHIDEETWRLFRESRENEAWMDRRKKAQEIALKNLTPHVMSRSGYRKLEQTLMVEKEKSQQGTYSENVETGVTSPPPPFRHEKWKRARIKKSGAPSSEQSGVIIEKIVSYFCYFQFF from the exons atgctatgggaggatgttctg gcaaactttgacattcctgatgtggaaccgcttcgatcaaagatattatccaatatcgcacttaaatttcgtacctttaagtcaagactgacatcgagatacatttttggcgaccttaaagacgaaaatccatgtttaaagtaccaacatattgatgaagagacatggcgtctttttagagaaagccgtgaaaatgaggcttggatg gatcgtcggaagaaagctcaagagatagctttgaagaatcttaccccgcacgttatgtctcgttcggggtatagaaaacttgagcaaacactgatggtggaaaaggagaaatctcaacaggggacgtattctgagaatgtggaaacaggggtcacttctcctccaccaccttttcgccatgaaaaatggaagagggcccgaattaaaaagtccggtgcaccaagttccgagcaatccggggttataatcgaaaaaattgtaagttatttttgttattttcaatttttttaa
- the LOC137825571 gene encoding transcription factor AS1-like has translation MKDRQRWRAEEDALLRAYVKQYGPREWNLVSQRMNTPLNRDAKSCLERWKNYLKPGIKKGSLTEEEQRLVINLQATHGNKWKKIAAQVPGRTAKRLGKWWEVFKEKQQRETKGNNCTIDPINDSKYEHILESFAEKLVKERPSPSFVMATSNSSFMHTDQPAPAQALLPSWLSNSNGTAPVRPPSPSVTLSLSPSTVAAPPLWMQPVRGPDNAAPLVLGNVAPHGAVLAFGENMVMSELVECCKELEEVHHALAAHKKEAAWRLSRVELQLESEKAGRRREKMEEVEAKMKALREEQTAALDRIEAEYREQLAGLRRDAESKEQKLAEQWAAKHMRLTKFLEQVGYRSRLTEPNGR, from the coding sequence ATGAAGGATAGACAACGTTGGAGAGCTGAAGAGGATGCTTTACTACGTGCATATGTCAAGCAGTATGGTCCTAGAGAATGGAATCTTGTGTCTCAGCGCATGAACACACCTCTGAATAGGGATGCCAAGTCATGCTTAGAAAGGTGGAAGAACTACCTGAAGCCTGGCATTAAGAAAGGATCTCTTACAGAGGAAGAGCAGCGTCTTGTGATCAACCTTCAAGCAACACACGGAAACAAGTGGAAGAAAATAGCAGCACAAGTTCCAGGTCGCACTGCCAAGAGGTTAGGAAAGTGGTGGGAAGTGTTCAAAGAGAAGCAGCAAAGAGAAACTAAGGGGAATAACTGCACCATTGACCCAATTAACGATAGCAAGTACGAGCATATACTtgagagttttgctgagaaacTAGTGAAAGAAAGGCCTTCACCATCATTTGTTATGGCTACTTCTAATAGTTCTTTTATGCACACTGATCAACCTGCGCCTGCACAGGCCTTGCTTCCATCTTGGCTTTCAAATTCCAATGGCACTGCACCTGTGAGGCCACCCTCCCCTTCTGTGACCCTCAGTCTCTCTCCCTCCACAGTGGCTGCGCCTCCGCTGTGGATGCAACCTGTGAGAGGACCAGACAATGCTGCTCCTCTTGTTTTGGGGAATGTGGCTCCTCATGGAGCTGTTCTAGCATTTGGTGAAAACATGGTCATGTCTGAGCTGGTGGAGTGCTGCAAAGAGTTGGAAGAAGTGCATCATGCTTTGGCAGCACACAAGAAGGAGGCGGCGTGGCGGTTAAGCCGGGTGGAGCTGCAGTTGGAGTCGGAGAAGGCCGGGCGAAGAAGGGAGAAGATGGAGGAAGTTGAAGCAAAGATGAAAGCTCTGAGGGAGGAGCAAACAGCTGCATTGGATAGAATTGAAGCAGAATACAGGGAGCAGTTAGCAGGGTTGAGAAGAGATGCAGAAAGCAAGGAGCAGAAGTTGGCTGAACAATGGGCTGCAAAACACATGCGTCTCACCAAATTTCTAGAACAGGTAGGATACAGATCAAGGCTCACTGAACCAAATGGAAGATAG